A single Anatilimnocola floriformis DNA region contains:
- a CDS encoding restriction endonuclease subunit S produces MTKWPMVPLGEVLTQVTTATKVQADRDYANFGIYSFGRGLFAKSPISGTTTSASNLYQVRAGQFIYSRLFAFEGAYGLVGEEFDGCFISNEYPHFDSDPKRITPAFLATYFKWQKAWEQAAKLSTGMGDRRRRIQPEQLLKMTIPLPPLKEQQRLIEYLDALTAKCEEAKAETTVVQHESNKLLLSAFLQITEGMPRSRLGDIAPLVRRPMLVDPFAEYPGVSVRSFGKGTFHTAPVLGSEITWEKPHLVRRGDLLISNIKAWEGAIAVAGPGDDGRFGSHRYLTYVPQVGIVTPRFLCFYLLTADGLQQVSEVSPGSADRNRTTSAKGLLEIPVPLPKYPRQVWFGELFDKVQEVKTLQTHAIEERESLLPTIIAQVFTGDAA; encoded by the coding sequence ATGACGAAATGGCCAATGGTCCCACTGGGAGAAGTCCTCACGCAAGTTACGACCGCGACGAAGGTCCAAGCAGACAGAGATTACGCCAACTTTGGAATCTACTCCTTCGGCCGAGGGCTGTTTGCAAAGTCGCCGATTTCCGGGACGACAACGAGTGCAAGCAACCTGTATCAAGTTCGAGCAGGCCAGTTCATTTACAGCCGTCTTTTCGCTTTTGAAGGAGCCTACGGCTTGGTTGGTGAAGAGTTCGATGGATGTTTCATCTCGAACGAATATCCGCACTTCGACAGTGACCCGAAACGCATCACTCCAGCATTCCTTGCTACCTACTTCAAATGGCAGAAGGCTTGGGAGCAGGCAGCGAAACTTTCAACTGGGATGGGAGACCGCCGACGAAGAATTCAGCCGGAACAACTACTAAAGATGACCATTCCGCTGCCGCCGCTGAAAGAGCAGCAAAGACTGATTGAATATCTCGACGCACTGACTGCCAAGTGCGAGGAGGCGAAAGCCGAGACGACGGTGGTACAGCATGAGTCGAACAAGCTACTGCTTTCTGCATTCCTACAGATTACAGAAGGAATGCCGCGAAGCCGGTTGGGGGACATCGCTCCACTCGTCAGAAGACCGATGCTCGTTGACCCTTTTGCAGAATATCCTGGTGTGTCTGTGCGTTCTTTTGGTAAGGGAACCTTTCACACAGCACCAGTTCTAGGAAGCGAAATCACCTGGGAGAAGCCGCACCTTGTGAGACGGGGAGATTTGCTCATTAGCAATATCAAGGCATGGGAAGGGGCTATTGCCGTTGCCGGACCTGGTGATGACGGTCGCTTTGGGTCACATCGATACCTGACCTATGTTCCACAGGTCGGAATCGTCACGCCTCGCTTCCTGTGTTTTTATCTACTCACGGCCGATGGCCTACAACAGGTGAGTGAAGTGTCTCCCGGCAGTGCAGATCGAAATCGAACCACGAGTGCTAAGGGGTTATTGGAGATTCCAGTGCCGTTACCCAAGTACCCGAGACAGGTGTGGTTCGGAGAGCTTTTTGACAAGGTCCAGGAAGTCAAGACTCTTCAAACTCACGCGATCGAGGAACGTGAATCACTGTTGCCCACGATCATTGCTCAGGTCTTCACCGGAGATGCGGCATGA
- a CDS encoding class I SAM-dependent DNA methyltransferase, which translates to MAKTAAKKVAQPLTTAQRLGSLVKSARDIMRKDKGLNGDLDRLPMLTWVMFLKFLDDQEKIEEERAKLKRQKFRPVIESPYRWRDWAAKEDGISGEALRSFINNDEATRPDGTKGPGLIAYLRGLQGGKGDDRRDVVASVFSGVTNRMDSGYLLRDVINKIGAIHFDSTEEIHTLGHLYESMLKEMRDAAGDSGEFYTPRSVVRLMVELMNPKLGEAVLDPACGTGGFLVEAFRHLEQQCLTVEDRRTLQERSIFGNEAKTLPYMLCQMNLLLHGLESPQIIKGNSLSQKLTDITERDRVDVILTNPPFGGEEERGIQGNFAEDKQTAETALLFMQLIMRKLRATPKPGRAAVVVPNGVLFGDGVCGRIKQELLTKFNLHTIIRLPNGVFAPYTNIPTNLLFFDRTGPTKQVWFYEQPLPEGRRQYTKTLPIQYEEFTECLRWWSKRKESERAWKVPAKDILENNCNLDIKNPTATTDFEHLPPEQLADDILKKELRIADIMREIKELLGRKP; encoded by the coding sequence ATGGCCAAGACGGCTGCAAAGAAGGTCGCTCAACCCCTGACAACCGCCCAGCGGCTCGGGAGCCTCGTCAAATCTGCCCGCGACATCATGCGGAAGGACAAGGGACTCAACGGCGACTTGGACCGACTGCCCATGTTGACGTGGGTGATGTTTCTCAAGTTTCTCGACGACCAGGAGAAGATCGAGGAGGAACGAGCCAAGCTGAAGCGTCAGAAGTTTCGGCCGGTTATCGAATCACCGTATCGGTGGCGAGACTGGGCTGCAAAAGAAGACGGCATCAGTGGTGAGGCTCTCCGATCGTTCATCAACAATGATGAAGCTACGCGGCCTGATGGAACCAAGGGACCGGGGCTCATTGCATATCTCAGAGGTCTGCAGGGGGGCAAAGGTGACGACCGTCGAGATGTCGTAGCTTCCGTCTTCTCGGGGGTCACGAACCGCATGGATAGCGGCTACCTGTTGAGGGACGTGATAAACAAGATTGGGGCCATCCATTTTGACTCGACTGAGGAAATTCACACCTTGGGGCATCTCTACGAGAGCATGCTCAAAGAGATGCGGGATGCAGCCGGCGACTCCGGAGAGTTCTACACTCCCCGTTCCGTAGTTCGATTGATGGTCGAGCTCATGAATCCGAAGCTGGGCGAGGCAGTCCTAGATCCCGCCTGCGGGACTGGTGGCTTTCTGGTCGAAGCATTCCGACACTTGGAGCAGCAATGCCTGACGGTCGAAGACCGAAGAACGCTTCAGGAACGAAGCATCTTCGGGAATGAGGCCAAGACACTTCCGTATATGCTGTGCCAGATGAATCTGTTGCTGCACGGATTGGAATCACCACAGATTATCAAGGGAAACAGCCTCTCGCAGAAACTTACGGACATCACTGAACGCGACCGCGTGGATGTGATCCTCACCAATCCTCCCTTTGGCGGCGAGGAGGAACGAGGCATTCAGGGGAACTTCGCGGAGGATAAGCAGACGGCTGAGACCGCCCTGCTGTTCATGCAGCTGATCATGCGGAAGCTGCGAGCCACCCCGAAGCCAGGTCGGGCTGCGGTGGTCGTCCCGAACGGAGTTCTCTTTGGGGATGGTGTGTGTGGCCGGATCAAGCAGGAGCTACTGACGAAGTTCAACCTGCACACCATCATCCGTTTGCCCAATGGCGTCTTCGCACCGTACACCAACATTCCGACGAACCTATTGTTCTTTGATCGCACTGGCCCCACCAAGCAAGTCTGGTTCTACGAACAGCCCCTGCCGGAAGGACGCCGCCAATACACGAAGACGCTGCCCATCCAGTACGAAGAGTTCACCGAGTGTTTGAGGTGGTGGAGCAAACGAAAGGAATCGGAGCGGGCTTGGAAAGTCCCAGCGAAGGACATACTTGAAAACAACTGCAACCTGGACATTAAGAACCCAACTGCGACGACGGACTTCGAACACCTGCCTCCGGAACAATTGGCTGATGACATCCTGAAGAAGGAACTCCGGATCGCCGACATCATGCGGGAAATCAAAGAACTCTTGGGGAGGAAGCCATGA
- the hsdR gene encoding EcoAI/FtnUII family type I restriction enzme subunit R: MNEADTCRMLVRPKLESSGWDGDKHFYNEQTSFTDGRIVVPGGKPRRLKKKFSDFLLRYTRDITLAVVEAKSDKRPAGDGLQQAKDYATILGLKFAYATNGIDILEYDFFTAEEKEVERFPTPDELWFRYQQGQGLTGAIANARLVPDFYNPKKIARYYQRIAIDRSIEAILKGQKRCLLTLATGTGKTTVAFQICWKLWSAGWNASKDTTRKPRILFLADRNVLVDDPKDKDFAPFGEARMKIEGEAIKSREMYFAIYQAIAKDERRPGLYREYAPDFFDLIVVDECHRGSAKDESNWREILEYFESAYQLGMTATPLREDNRDTYNYFGNPLYTYSLKQGIEDGFLSPYRVHRVLTTFDATGWRPNKGQLDKYGRTIPDGEYQTKDFERVVSLQARTEAIARHLTEFLKKTDRKSKTIVFCVDQEHADQMRRILNNLNADIVQNLSPGEEYVARVTSDEGSIGRGFLSKFQDPEEPYPVILTTSQMLTTGVDAPTCQNVVLVRTIGAMTEFKQIIGRGTRVREEKGKLFFNILDYTGSATRLFADPDFDGEPSLATTEKIDDEGETIEGSEVVEEEEKPPKDEGPAKPNFDDETAEPRKYYAHGGSGGIDTEVTFDLDADGSKLRTVQITQYVADTVKTLYTSPEDLRKQWSDFEQRSAAVEKLEDRGIDFRELCAQTGHPDADPFDLLCHLAFNAPLLTRKQRAEKLRKEKVDFFDQFGPEAKAILNELLDKYAEHGTSQFSVPDVLEVPPISTHGNVVEIGRKFGGSDRLIQAVNLLQQLLYAA; the protein is encoded by the coding sequence ATGAACGAAGCCGATACCTGTCGAATGCTGGTACGTCCCAAACTGGAATCTTCTGGTTGGGATGGCGACAAGCATTTCTACAACGAACAGACTTCGTTCACAGATGGTCGGATCGTCGTTCCTGGCGGAAAGCCACGGAGGCTAAAGAAGAAGTTCTCCGATTTCCTGCTCCGGTATACCCGCGACATCACTTTGGCAGTGGTGGAGGCCAAGTCCGACAAACGTCCCGCCGGTGACGGTCTCCAGCAGGCAAAAGACTACGCCACAATTCTGGGCCTGAAGTTTGCCTATGCCACGAATGGCATCGACATCCTCGAATACGACTTCTTCACTGCCGAGGAGAAAGAAGTCGAACGGTTTCCCACTCCTGACGAACTCTGGTTTCGCTACCAACAGGGACAGGGCCTTACGGGTGCAATCGCCAACGCCCGGCTGGTTCCGGACTTCTACAATCCAAAGAAGATCGCCCGGTATTACCAACGAATTGCCATTGATCGATCCATCGAGGCCATCCTAAAAGGCCAAAAGCGGTGCCTGCTGACTCTGGCCACCGGAACCGGAAAAACGACGGTCGCGTTTCAAATCTGCTGGAAGCTATGGTCGGCCGGCTGGAACGCTTCAAAAGATACCACCAGGAAACCCCGCATCCTATTTCTGGCTGACCGGAATGTTCTGGTCGATGACCCCAAAGACAAGGACTTCGCTCCCTTCGGGGAAGCCCGGATGAAGATCGAAGGGGAGGCGATTAAGAGTCGGGAGATGTACTTCGCCATCTACCAAGCCATTGCCAAGGATGAGCGACGGCCAGGCCTCTACCGAGAATATGCTCCCGATTTCTTCGACCTGATCGTGGTGGATGAATGCCACCGGGGAAGTGCCAAGGACGAAAGCAACTGGCGGGAGATTCTGGAATACTTCGAGTCGGCCTATCAACTCGGAATGACTGCCACTCCACTTCGGGAAGACAACCGTGATACCTACAACTACTTCGGCAATCCTCTCTACACCTACAGTTTGAAGCAAGGGATCGAAGACGGCTTTCTCTCTCCCTACCGAGTTCATCGGGTCCTGACGACGTTCGATGCGACCGGCTGGAGGCCCAACAAAGGACAACTCGACAAGTACGGTCGGACAATCCCTGACGGCGAGTACCAGACCAAGGACTTCGAGCGAGTCGTCTCCCTTCAGGCCCGTACGGAGGCCATTGCTCGTCATCTGACGGAATTCCTAAAAAAGACAGACCGGAAATCCAAGACCATTGTTTTCTGTGTGGACCAAGAGCATGCCGACCAGATGCGAAGGATCCTGAACAACCTGAATGCCGACATCGTCCAGAACCTATCTCCGGGTGAAGAGTATGTGGCCCGAGTCACTTCGGACGAAGGGTCGATTGGCAGGGGTTTCCTCAGCAAGTTCCAAGACCCCGAAGAACCTTACCCCGTCATCCTCACCACGTCGCAAATGCTGACGACGGGTGTCGATGCTCCCACCTGCCAGAACGTCGTCCTAGTACGAACCATCGGAGCGATGACCGAGTTCAAGCAGATCATAGGGCGGGGAACTCGGGTCCGCGAAGAAAAAGGCAAACTGTTTTTCAACATCCTGGATTACACCGGATCAGCAACCCGGCTTTTCGCAGATCCGGACTTCGATGGGGAACCCTCCCTCGCGACAACTGAGAAGATCGACGACGAAGGGGAAACGATTGAAGGTTCTGAAGTGGTGGAGGAAGAAGAAAAACCACCCAAGGATGAAGGACCAGCTAAACCAAACTTCGACGATGAAACCGCGGAACCACGAAAGTACTATGCTCACGGTGGCTCGGGAGGGATCGACACCGAAGTAACATTCGACCTGGATGCTGATGGTTCGAAACTCCGGACGGTTCAGATCACGCAGTACGTCGCCGATACGGTTAAGACGCTTTACACCAGCCCGGAAGACCTGAGGAAACAGTGGTCCGATTTCGAGCAACGGTCGGCTGCAGTAGAGAAGCTGGAAGATCGTGGGATCGACTTCCGGGAACTTTGTGCCCAAACTGGCCACCCAGACGCTGACCCGTTCGACCTCCTCTGCCATCTGGCCTTCAACGCCCCATTATTGACCCGAAAACAGAGGGCCGAGAAACTCCGCAAGGAGAAGGTCGATTTCTTCGATCAGTTCGGACCTGAAGCCAAGGCCATTCTGAACGAACTTCTGGACAAGTACGCCGAACACGGAACCAGCCAATTCTCAGTTCCAGATGTCCTGGAAGTTCCCCCGATCTCCACCCACGGGAACGTAGTCGAGATTGGGAGGAAGTTCGGTGGATCTGACCGGCTGATTCAAGCAGTCAATTTGCTACAACAACTTCTTTACGCAGCATAG
- a CDS encoding tyrosine-type recombinase/integrase: MASIFKRSKKKGSPYWFQWYDHLGKRRTSKGFTDRGLTEQAAAKKEEEARLRRLGLIDPEQEKIAGQRRTALTEHLEAFEKSLKKNSEKHWKLTMSRVRRIVKDCNFETLFDISKLAVECSLTEMLDDEEIGHKTYNHYAQAIESFCYWCVENDRLLASPLRGLERLNTAVDVRHKRRALNAGDLERLVQSARDSGEDIQCFSGEHRARLYILSYMTGLRRKEIASLKPRSFDLNAYPPTVTVEAACSKHRRLDVLPMHPELVTLVRSWIAELKPSDVLFPKLAKRRTWLMVKKDLERVGIPYENEDGIADFHAAGRHSHITGLVRSGASLPEAQKLARHTDIKMTMKYTHIGMEDQAKAVGNLPALQMRCSSAVPGSLSESPPVTKTQSENETTPVIDEGCVVSSHPVAQGDMMEAAGIE; this comes from the coding sequence ATGGCATCAATTTTCAAGCGGAGCAAGAAGAAAGGATCGCCATATTGGTTCCAATGGTACGACCATCTGGGTAAGCGGCGGACATCGAAAGGATTCACGGATCGAGGACTAACCGAGCAGGCCGCGGCGAAGAAGGAGGAAGAGGCCAGGCTTCGCCGCCTGGGGCTAATCGACCCGGAACAGGAAAAAATCGCCGGGCAACGGCGCACGGCGCTCACCGAGCATCTTGAAGCATTCGAGAAAAGCCTCAAGAAGAACTCGGAGAAGCACTGGAAGCTCACAATGAGCCGCGTCCGGCGGATCGTCAAAGATTGCAATTTTGAGACGTTGTTCGATATCTCGAAACTGGCTGTCGAATGTAGTCTCACCGAAATGCTCGACGATGAGGAAATTGGTCACAAGACCTACAACCACTATGCCCAGGCCATCGAGTCATTCTGCTACTGGTGTGTCGAGAATGATCGGCTTCTGGCTAGTCCACTCCGTGGCTTGGAGAGACTTAACACAGCTGTTGATGTTCGCCACAAGCGTCGAGCATTGAACGCCGGCGATCTAGAAAGGCTCGTGCAATCAGCTCGCGACAGTGGTGAAGACATCCAATGTTTCTCAGGTGAACACCGAGCTCGACTGTACATTCTCAGTTACATGACCGGGCTTCGCCGCAAGGAAATCGCAAGCCTGAAGCCCCGCAGCTTCGACCTGAACGCCTACCCGCCCACGGTCACCGTGGAGGCTGCATGCTCGAAGCACCGTCGGCTTGACGTGCTCCCGATGCACCCCGAGCTAGTCACTTTGGTGCGCAGCTGGATTGCGGAACTGAAACCCAGTGACGTACTGTTCCCTAAGCTGGCAAAACGCCGGACCTGGCTAATGGTGAAGAAGGATCTGGAGCGGGTGGGAATTCCGTACGAAAACGAGGACGGAATCGCTGACTTCCACGCTGCCGGCCGTCACTCACATATCACCGGGCTCGTTCGTTCTGGTGCCAGTCTTCCCGAGGCTCAGAAGCTCGCCCGTCACACCGACATCAAGATGACGATGAAGTACACGCACATCGGGATGGAGGATCAAGCCAAGGCGGTGGGCAATCTTCCCGCGCTGCAAATGCGCTGCAGTTCAGCCGTCCCTGGCAGTCTTTCGGAGTCACCGCCTGTCACAAAGACGCAATCTGAAAACGAAACAACCCCCGTCATAGACGAGGGTTGCGTCGTGTCCAGTCACCCCGTGGCACAGGGTGACATGATGGAGGCGGCGGGAATTGAATGA
- a CDS encoding helix-turn-helix transcriptional regulator, producing the protein MSTVALESHNSHPNDRLVTVEYVAGKLAVSTRSVWRLVSARKIVLPIKVGGATRWREAEITRWMAAGCPPLSGE; encoded by the coding sequence ATGTCGACAGTTGCACTTGAGTCGCATAATTCACACCCTAACGACCGGCTTGTCACAGTCGAGTACGTCGCCGGAAAACTCGCCGTCTCGACACGATCGGTTTGGAGGCTAGTGAGCGCAAGAAAGATCGTGTTGCCGATCAAAGTGGGCGGGGCCACACGTTGGCGCGAGGCGGAAATCACTCGCTGGATGGCCGCGGGGTGCCCTCCACTGTCAGGCGAGTAA
- a CDS encoding reverse transcriptase domain-containing protein, giving the protein MSGYGRRSALINANVRREEARINSTSCPHVFASGQELRVRDALRLTFEHVLEPEYLLGLFQELKQNSGPAPGVDGFSYADYSITEIAAVLREVCWLAHAGRYVPSPSLVVPIPRPDRALRELRLRTIVDRIISTAVNRILSKAAERILQSCCLAYRPGISTWDMLVAIEFAVLHRESYFFQQDDIRRAFDNVPLALAIAACQSLMSDVRLRQLIEAVLRGHDTCRNIGIEQGDPLSPLALNLVMHSVLDLPLTAAAQNGFPLYLRYADNLVVLGRSALDVAESLGLARRRLAEHGMTLKGEDGGLTHLRRPGASVKVLGSKIHYRRRFQVIAHWQICDEKILVQGRKRFVQLPLRSDSSGDEHTLSCSRVNRLRHRNPRMRG; this is encoded by the coding sequence ATGAGCGGGTACGGTAGGCGAAGTGCTCTTATTAATGCCAACGTACGTCGGGAGGAAGCGCGAATCAATTCGACTTCGTGTCCCCACGTTTTCGCATCGGGGCAAGAACTGCGTGTCCGCGATGCGCTGCGTCTTACGTTTGAGCATGTGCTAGAGCCAGAATACCTGCTCGGACTATTTCAGGAACTGAAACAAAATTCGGGACCCGCTCCCGGCGTCGATGGCTTCAGCTACGCGGACTATTCGATCACCGAGATCGCAGCTGTGTTAAGGGAAGTTTGTTGGCTTGCTCACGCTGGTAGATACGTTCCTTCACCGAGCCTAGTTGTCCCAATCCCAAGGCCAGATAGAGCACTTCGTGAACTTCGGCTTCGGACGATCGTAGACCGAATCATCTCGACTGCTGTTAATCGGATCCTTTCGAAAGCAGCGGAGCGCATACTTCAGTCGTGTTGCCTCGCGTACCGGCCAGGCATCAGCACTTGGGATATGCTGGTAGCAATTGAGTTCGCCGTGTTGCACCGGGAAAGCTATTTCTTCCAGCAGGACGATATCCGCAGGGCATTCGACAACGTGCCACTCGCGCTGGCGATTGCTGCCTGTCAGTCACTAATGTCTGATGTTCGGCTGCGTCAGTTGATCGAGGCGGTGCTGCGCGGTCACGACACTTGCCGAAATATCGGCATTGAGCAGGGCGATCCGTTGAGCCCACTCGCACTCAATCTTGTAATGCACTCTGTTCTGGACTTGCCGCTAACAGCGGCCGCCCAGAACGGTTTTCCACTGTACCTCAGATACGCCGACAACCTCGTCGTATTGGGGCGCAGTGCGCTCGACGTAGCCGAAAGCCTCGGCCTAGCCCGTCGAAGGTTGGCGGAGCACGGAATGACCTTGAAGGGAGAAGACGGGGGCCTAACGCATCTACGCAGACCAGGAGCGTCGGTAAAGGTCTTAGGTAGCAAAATCCACTACAGGCGGCGTTTTCAAGTAATTGCTCACTGGCAAATTTGCGATGAAAAGATCTTGGTTCAAGGTCGGAAACGCTTTGTACAGTTGCCTTTGCGATCCGACAGCAGTGGTGATGAGCACACTTTGAGTTGCTCACGCGTAAATAGACTGCGGCATAGAAATCCTCGGATGAGGGGGTGA
- a CDS encoding RecB family exonuclease produces the protein MTALLFDARVEAPSARAPPQPVPPVAPRDYISFSAIRTYQQCPLRYFFRYIAGIPEETLSAALVFGSAIHRAIEHHFRKLLESSKAATPEEMEREYQLEWQAQSLPIRFSKDEQADSFDDLAKRMITAFAQSDLAKPAGRILAIEETLRGQLVPGLPDLLGKVDLILETPTELLVSDWKTSRSKYTQDQVEESAAQLLLYGELAKDFAPSKRLRLQFGVLTKTKEVSVEVHRVTFEQAQLDRTKRVVERVWQAIKAAHFFPAPSQMNCPGCPYRDPCRKWPG, from the coding sequence ATGACTGCTTTACTCTTTGACGCCCGCGTTGAAGCGCCCAGCGCACGAGCCCCGCCGCAACCTGTCCCACCGGTGGCGCCGCGGGATTACATCTCCTTCTCGGCAATCCGCACCTATCAGCAGTGCCCGTTGCGTTACTTCTTCCGGTACATCGCTGGAATCCCCGAAGAAACCCTCTCCGCGGCATTAGTCTTCGGCAGTGCCATCCATCGGGCAATCGAGCATCACTTCCGTAAATTGCTGGAATCCAGCAAGGCCGCGACGCCGGAGGAAATGGAGCGTGAATACCAGCTGGAATGGCAGGCCCAGTCGTTGCCTATACGGTTTAGCAAGGATGAACAAGCCGATTCGTTCGACGATCTTGCAAAAAGAATGATCACCGCATTCGCACAGAGCGACCTAGCCAAGCCGGCCGGCCGGATTCTGGCGATCGAGGAGACATTGCGAGGCCAGCTTGTTCCGGGCCTTCCCGATCTGCTCGGCAAAGTCGATCTGATCCTCGAAACGCCGACCGAGTTACTGGTCAGCGATTGGAAAACATCGCGGTCGAAGTACACGCAGGATCAGGTCGAAGAGTCGGCCGCTCAGCTTCTTTTGTACGGAGAACTCGCGAAGGACTTCGCGCCGAGCAAACGCCTGCGGTTGCAGTTCGGCGTGCTCACCAAAACGAAGGAGGTCAGCGTTGAGGTCCACCGTGTGACGTTTGAGCAAGCTCAACTCGACCGCACTAAGCGAGTTGTAGAACGCGTCTGGCAAGCCATCAAGGCAGCACACTTCTTTCCTGCCCCCTCTCAAATGAACTGCCCAGGATGTCCCTATCGTGACCCGTGCCGCAAATGGCCCGGGTGA